TCTTTCCCTACCTAGCAACCCTACTAGGGCCGAATTGCCTTTCTTTACTTTTAGAGATAAACGCCCCATAATCGCCGCCGCCTGAAGACGATTGCCTTCGAGTATACCTGAAACTGCTTACGATCAAAGGAGAACTCAACATCATGGCCAAGACAAGTGCTAAGACTCGCCCTCGGAAATCTCTTGCCGACCTTCAACCTCCGCCACGTCCGCGCCGACCAGAATCGCTGACCTCGCGGGAACAGGAAATTCTGGAGTTGATTTGGGCTGGGTTTAAGAACAAGGAAATCGGGCAGCGGCTGAAGATCAGTGTGAAGACAGTCGAAGCCCATCGTGCCAATATGATGAAGAAGATGCGCGTGTCCAACACGGCTCAACTACTGAAGACGGCTATCCAGGGGGGGGCGCTCCGAGTCCGTTGAACTGCCTGCCCTGTGGTTGGGCCGCCCACGTTGTCGCACTACCTCGTACAAGACAATTGCCGCAGCCGCTGACACATTCAGGGATTGGACGTTGCCCCGGAGCGGGATACGAACACATTCGTCACAGTGTTGGACCACGCCGGATCGAATGCCTGCCCCCTCGGCCCCCAGTACGAATCCGACTGGTCCGCGATAGTCAATGTCCGTATGGATCTTCTGAGCTGACGGGGTAACCCCGTAGATCCACACGCCGGCTGCCTTCAGGGACTCAAGGAGTCTGCTGAGGTTCGTCACCCGCGCCACTGCCATATGGTCAATCGCCCCAGCAGACGCTTTGGCGACCACAGAGGTCAACCCAACGGCCCTTCGTTCCGGGATAAAGACACCATGCGCACCAGCGCCCTCCGCCGTCCGAAGAACAGCGCCGAGGTTGTGTGGGTCTTCGACGCCGTCCAGGATCACCAACAACGGCGGCTCTTGCCGTTGGACCGCACGATCCAGAATCTCTTCTTGAGTCTGATAGGCTTTAGCCGCAGCAAAGGCCACGACACCTTGATGCTTGCCATTGGGAACCAGACGATCCAGTGAGCTGAGAGGCTGGATATGAACGGGAACCCGGCGCGATCGGGCTAATTGGACAAGATCCGTGAACTGTTTGTCGGGCCGAAGAACAAATACCCGCTGGAGAGGCCTCCCTCCGGCTTTCAGCGCTTCCCTGACGGCATGCAGGCCATAGAGAATATCTTGGGTGTTAGCGCTTCCATCGGCTGGTGCCATCGGGCTTGTCCTCGATGATAATGCCGTGATCGGCTAGCGATTGCCGAATTTCATCAGCCCGCTTGAACTGTTTTTTCCCACGTGCTTCGTTTCTCTCCCGCAACAAACCTTCTATTTCATGATCAGAGAGTCCGGACTTCTTCACACCTATCGGCAATGCCTTGTCGGTCTCTTGGGCTTGCCCGATTGGTACAACAATCGAACCAAATTGCCATTTGTCCGACTGGAAGAGTCCGAAGATATTCCCGAGGGAACGAAACTCCTGTCTGACCTGTTTTCGACCTTCGCTCGATAGACCTGTTTCCGTTAATTTATTCACATCGCTTCGCAACCCTTGTAGCGCGGCAATTGCCACGGGCGTATTGAGGTTATCGTCCATGGCGGCCCTGAACGCAACTCTGCAACGATCTAGTGCCTGGCTCAAACTCTGATCCGGCGTCGTATGTCCACCTGGCTCAGCTAGTCGCCCAAAGAGATCATAGAAGCCATTCAAAGCGTTTTTCGCCTCTTTCAAGGCTTGATCGGAAAAATCCAGTGGTCCGTGGTAATGGGTCGAAAGGAGAAAGTATCGAAGCATCTCTCCCGTCACTTCCTCCGACCATTCTGACTTCTCAAAGATCTCCCGGATCGTGAAAAAATTTCTAAGCGACTTCGACATCTTCTCTTTGTTGATCTGTACAAACCCGTTGTGCACCCAATAGCGTGCAAACTCTTTTCCAGTCGCGCCGCAGGATTGAGCAATTTCATTCTCATGGTGCGGGAAAATGAGATCCATTCCGCCGCCATGGATGTCGAACGTTTCACCGAGATGCCGGATCGACATAGCCGAACATTCGATATGCCAGCCTGGACGACCAGGTCCCCAGGGACTTTCCCAGGCGGGCTCACCTGGCTTACTACTCTTCCACAAGGCAAAATCCATCGGGTGACGCTTCCGCTCATCTACGTCTACCCGCGCACCGGCTTGTAAGTCCTCGAGTCGTCGTTTTGACAGTCGTCCGTACTCCGGATATTTCGCAACTTCAAAATACACATCTCCGCCCACGATATAGGCTAACCCCTTGTCGACTAATTGCTCCGTGAGCTGAATAATGTCGACAATATGTTCCGTGGCCTTTGGCTCTTCCGTCGCCACACGGATTCCCAGTCTACCCATATCCTCGTGGTAGGCCTGAATGTATTTGGCCGTCACGACATCACAAGACACACCCTGTTCGTTGGCCCGCTTGATGATCTTGTCATCCACATCCGTGAAATTCTTCACAAAGGTTACGGCATAGCCGCAAGATTCCAAGTGCCGACGAAGCACGTCAAAGACCAATGCGCTGCGCGCATGACCGATGTGGCAATAGTCATAGACCGTCACTCCGCAGACGTACATACGGACCTTGTTCGGATCTATCGGCTCGAAGACTTCTTGCCGGCCGGTCAGAGTATTGAAGAGCTTGAGCATGAGGGTTACGCCCCAGGACTTGTTCGTCGTCTCGGCCAGTGAGACCAGAGGAAATAGCCAATGGCTGCAGCTAGGACGAGTCCGATGACGATATCAAATTGATGAAAGTAATCCCGCAGATGTTCCCACTGTTCTCCCATCCGAAGGCCGATGTACGCCAACAGATAGCACCAGGGCAGCGCCCCCACAAAGGTAAAGATGACGAATCGCGGAAAGTTCATCTTCGCGATACCGGCCGGAAGCGAAATGAAGGTGCGCACCACGGGGAGCATTCTGCTGAAAAAGACAGCCGCTTCGCCATACTTAGCGAACCAGCGATCGGCAACATCGAGATCGTGGTGAGAGACCAGGAAATAGGGACCATAGCGTTCTGCAAACGGTCGCCCTCCCCATACCCCTGCATAGTAGGCCACAATGGAGCCAAGCACATTGCCGATGGCACCCGCCAACGTCACCCCAAGCATTGTAAACTGCCCGCTCATGACCAAGTACCCGGAGAATGGCATGATAATTTCGCTGGGGAGAGGGATACAGGCACTCTCAACCGCCATGGTGAAGAGAATCCCGCCGTACCCAAATTTTGAGATACAGGCGATGATGAATCGACTCAGTTCACTAATAATGGCCTCAATCAGCCCTCCGATCATCTTCCCACCTGCTTCCTCGGACGGCGGCTTGATCGCAAGACACGACCGTTCCCTGCACCTCGCGCAATGAGTGGCTCCCACGCTCGGAACTGGTCCACCACTCCGTGGTGGGTGATATCCAAGCGGATCGGCGTAATCGACACGTACCCGTCCTCAACTGCCTCGTGGTCTGCATCCTTACTACGACTCCACGAGACACGTTGACCGGCGATCCAGTAGTAGGGGCGCCCATGGGGATCGATCTTTTCGATGATCGGATTATGAAAACGCCTACGGCTCAGACAGGTAATCCGTACTCCTCTCATCTTGGATGAAGTCCGATCTGGAATATTGACGTTTAAGAGAGTTTCGTCCGGGAGGCCATGTTCCACCACAAGCCTGGCCACACGAGCGGCATAGGTCGCGCCGATCTCGAATCGAAAGGTATCCTGCCCTTCTTGCGAAACCGCAAGCGAAGGAACGCCCAGAATGGTGCCTTCCATCGCCGCCGACACGGTCCCCGAGTACATCACATCATCACCAAGGTTGACACCCTTATTGATGCCGGATACGACAATGGCGGGAGGTTTCGGCATTACCTTGAGGACGGCGAGGTTCACACAATCCACCGGCGTTCCGTTCACGGTATAGGTGCGTGGAGCCACGTGGTGCACACGCAACGGTTTATGCAACGTCACTGCGTGAGCCACCGCCGTGCGTTCCCGATCCGGAGCCACGACCCACACTTCACCGAGTGCAGCGAGCGCGTGCGCCAAGGCCGTAATCCCTGGAGACTGAATGCCGTCGTCGTTGGTCACTAGGATACGCATGGGAAGACTGCAATAAAAAAGCTGCCCGAGGCAGCTTCGGCGGAACTGAGAGATCCGGTCTCTTCCCTCATCCCCTCAAGACTCTGCACACTGGTCGGGGCGGCGGGATTTGAACCCACGACCACTCGCACCCCAAGCGAGTGCGCTACCGGGCTGCGCTACGCCCCGACGTGTTCTCACTTTCGAGCCGGTTATTGTCGCAGATTCTTTCGTGATTGTCTTCGGTGAAATGCACCGGCTCTTCGAATTTATGATGAATGCGAATCGATGATCTTCAGAATAACTTGGAGATCCCCTCTCAGCTTTTTAGCGATCTCCCTTGGCCTCAGCCGGCGGGTAGCAGCCCTCCCACGACGGACCCAATACCGCTTCACCCCCTCAAGCGTATGCCCTTCTTCATACAGCATGCGCTTGATCTGCAAGACCGTTTCGATATCTCGTTGAACGTACAGTCGTTGATTCCCACGACTCTTCTTAGGCTTTAAGAATGCGAATTGAGATTCCCAGAAACGGAGTACGTACGAGGGCAGCCTTGTCAGCCGACTGACCTCCCCGATTTTATAGAAAACCTTGCTGCCCAGCCGGGGCTCAGTTCCCATGACCGGCCTCACGGTGCGGTCGACAATGTGGGTGAAGTCGCCTTACGAATTGACGTACTTCTTGAATACCTGGCTTGGACGAAATGTAACGACTCGTCGGGGGGTAATCCCAATCTCTTCTCCGGTCCGTGGGTTGCGTCCCTTCCGTGCGCCTTTGCTCCGCACGACAAAATTTCCAAACCCTGCGATTTTTACTGATTCTCCCTTCTGCAATACCGACTTGAGGAGATTCAGCACGAACTCGACGATATCAGCCGCTTCATTTTTCGAGATACCAACCTGTTTAAAAATTTCTTCAGCGATATCCGCCTTTCTCATGCCACCCCCCTACGTGACGACGACCACTCGCCGCGCTACAATCCCTTCGCGCAATTACGGTGAGTTTGTCTTAAGTTACGTGAGGTTATGACACCTGTCAAGAATAAATTTGGAGACTGCTTACGAAAATACTCTAGTTTTTTGACAGCAGTTTATATTCGATGCTATCGGCGAGGGCTTGCCACGTCGCTTCCATGATATTTTCAGAAACTCCCACCGTTCCCCACTTGTCTTTGTGGTCACCTGACTCGATTAACACACGCACCTTTGATTCGGTCCCCCGATTCGCCGCTAACACTCGTACCTTATAGTCCAGTAATTTCACCTCTCGAAGCTGCGGATAGAATTTTTCCAGGGCTTTGCGCAACGCATGATCGAGTGCATTCACCGGTCCCGCCCCGATCGCAGCCGTATGCTCAACCGCGTCCCCGACTTTAACCATCACCGTCGCTTCAGAGAGCAGGGAGCCATTCTCCTGCTTCTTTTCAACAATCACGCGAAATCCGAGCAATTGGAACGACGACTTATGGCTCCCCATCGCCTTTCGCATCAGCAATTCAAAGGACCCCTCGGCCCCTTCGAATTGATAGCCCTGGCTTTCTCGCTCCTTTAGCGTATGGACGAGCTCATCGACTTTCGCATGGTCCTTGGAGAGCTTGATCCCATAGGTTTCGATCTTGTCGAGCAGTCCGCTCCTCCCGCCATAGTCGGAAATCAACATTCGCTGCCGATTGCCGACGCGAGCCGGATCAATATGTTCATAGGTCGCCGAGTTCTTCAACACAGCATGAATATGCACGCCACCTTTGTGGGCGAATGCGGAATCCCCCACATAGGGCTGATGCTTATTGGGCATCAGATTGGCGACCTCCGTCACAAATCCGGACACATCCTTGAGATGGCTCAAGGTATTGGTCAAGGCCTGGCGTTTCATTTTCAGCTCGAGATTCGGAATAATAGAACAGAGATTGGCGTTTCCACACCGCTCCCCAATTCCATTGATCGTCCCCTGCACTTGGAGAATCCCCGTTTCGATGGCGACCAAAGAGTTTGCCACGGCCATTTCACAATCGTTATGGGCATGGATACCGAGCGGCACTCCACACTCGCGTTGTACCACGCCGCAGATCTCGCGGATTTCCCACGGCATCGTGCCGCCGTTGGTATCACAGAGAATGACTCGCTCCGCACCGGCTTCGACCGCTTTCCTGATCGTATTCAGCGCATAGTCCGGATTGGTCTTATAGCCGTCGAAGAAGTGCTCTGCGTCGTAGAATATCCGACGTCCTTTCCCTCGGAGATAGGCGATGGAGTCACCGATCAACTCAAGATTCTTGTGGAGGGAAATACCAAGCGCATCGGTGACATGGAGCGACCAGGTCTTCCCGAAGAGCGTGATGATCTTCGTGTCGGCGGCGAGTAGCCCCTGAAGATTCGGATCCTTGCGAGCCGTGTTGCTGGCTTTCCTGGTCGACCCAAAGGCGATGACCTCCGCATGCTTCAGCGGAATCGTCTTGATCATCCGGAAGAATTCAATATCTTTTGGATTCGCACCCGGCCACCCGCCTTCAATGAAATGCACGCCGAGACTGTCCAGTTTCTGCGCGATAAGCACCTTATCTTCCGCCGAGAAACTGACATCCTCCGCCTGTGCGCCGTCACGGAGCGTGGTGTCATAGATTTCCAATTTGGCCGCCTGCTCGGCAGACGGTATAGTGACAGAAACCGGAGCCTGTTCACGGACAGCGCGGGAAGTACGTGATTGTTTGGTATTTCTAGCCATAGGAGAGAAAGGGTATCAGGAGAGGGGCTCCTCTGTCGAGCCATCTGCTTGATGTAGGGGGCTGTGGTCGTATAGAGCGGTTACATGATCAAGGCCGAATCGCAATCCGATTATGCAAGATTCAAAGTTGAAACTGGTCCTGTTGCTTCATTAGGTACTGCCTTCAAACTCCGTGGGATTGGCCATACAGACTCGCCCCCCGCTCTCCATAGACCTCGTAGACATGTTCGAACACCGCAGAGCATTTCTGTTTGTAGAGATCGGGCGTGTAGGCCCGAGGGAGCCCCTGGTCGAGTAGATCTTCAATCGCCAGCTTCACGCGCGAACGAGCGGAGACCGTCTGCCGCCAATTCAGCACGAGCAGCTGTTTCAGTTTCTCCAGCAAGTCTTTGGCCACCTTCTTAAGTTCGGTTCGCTCCTCCGCACTGAGCGCAGGAGCTGGACGCGTGAGGATATCAAAGATCACCAGTTCCTCTTCGGTGAGGCGCTCCCGAACATGCCGTTGCTGTTCGTCGTTCAAACTACGGCTGAGCGCGAGGAGCTCTTTGAACAGTTCGTCGATGTTGCGGCTCCCCGCATTGTAGGCGTCGATTAATTCCTCAAACTTCGTCAGATAGTCGGCCCTGGTCCGATTCAGACGAATGAGCGTATCGAGCTGAGAACGGATGGCGGCCTTCAATTGCTCCAGGTCAATATTCTTCGTTTTGGACTTTCCAAACCGTTTGGCCAAGGCCTCGAAGTCGATCTTCGTCAGATCGATAACCCCGTGACCGGTCGTTCTCTGGGGAATATGGAATCCATCCGCCGCCACTGATGCATCCAGGATCTTGCTCAGATCCGTCATCACAGCGGAAAGATCAGCTGGTCCCTCCCCGGTTCGTTCCAGGATACTTGCGGCGATAGTGCTCAGGCAGGCGACACGAGCGGCGAATTCGAGGACGGAGGGATCAGGCTTCACGGCTTGAAACAAGGTCTGCACCCATCCTTCCTGGCCGAGAAAGTCCTTGCGAAGCAGATCGGGAGAGATCATGCGTTCCACCGTCTCGGCAAGCTTCGTCAGTCGATCGAGACTCCCTGCCGGAGTCTGTTCGATTTCTCCGAGGTTAATGCCATGAGCCAGACAGAACGCGTCCGTCTCTGTGATCGCCTGGCGCAGGCTCTGCACAAGCTGCTGCTTATTTCGAATCGGCTGCTCCCCGCCCTTCCCCTTGGCATAAATCGCAAGCGCCTGTTCGAGCGCCGCAAAGACATTGGCGTAGTCCACGATCAACCCACTGTGCTTTCCGGGAAACACACGATTGGCTCGGGCGATCGTCTGCATCAGCGTATGGTTCCGCATGGGTTTATCAAGGTAGATCGTCGAGCAGCTCGGCGCATCGAAGCCGGTCAGCCACATGGCACAGACAAAGACCAGGCGGAGCGGGTCTTTCGCGTCCTTGAACTTTTCGTCGAGCGTCTCATCGTTCATCCACTTCCGATGTGGCGCAATGTCCAGCCCCAGCTTCTTCATCTGCTCGATCTCGTTCTGTCCCGGCGACACGATTAGCGCCATCTCGGTTGTACGGATCACCTCCAGACGAGCCTTCAGGTCCCGGAGTTTGTCTGGACTGGCATCCTTCGCGGCATAGGTGGTCAGCCGGGCCACCTCCTGCTCAACTCGCTTTTCTTCAGTCTTCCAGTGCTTCCGCACCTTGTCGTGCATGCGCAGCGCTGTAGCTTTGTCGATAGAGATGACCATCGCCTTCCCTTGAAAGCCTCGCCCGAGGAAGTGCTGCACAATATCTTTGGCAATCGTCTCCAGCCGGTCGTCGCGCGTCAGGAGTTGATACTGTCGGCCCAATTCACGCTCCAGCCGCCGTTCCTGTTCCTCATCCAGTCCAGCCGCCTCGATGAGGTTGTAGAGATCGTCATTGAGATTGGGGTTCTCCAAGCGAAGTTCCGGCGTCCGGTTTTCATAGAACAGCGGCACCGTCGCGCCATCCTCCACCGACTGCTGAAAGTCGTAGATCGAAACATAATCGCCGAATACTTCGCGAGTTCGTTCCTCCCCGGCAATCAAGGGTGTGCCGGTAAAGGCGAGGAAGAGGGCTTTCGGCAAGGCCGCACGCATGTTCAGTGCCAGGGTATCGTATTGGCTCCGATGTGCTTCATCGGTCAGCACGATCACATCGGACCGATCACAGAGCAGTTCAGGCGTCTGGAACTTGTGAATGAGCGTGAAGACATAGCGATGGTTCTCGCCAAGTAACTGCCGCAACTGCGCGCCGCTTTGGGCATGGCATTGGTCGCTCTCTGTCTCACTGACCGCGCCGCAGGCCTTGAACGTCTTGGCGATCTGGTCATCCAGCTCGACACGATCCGTCACCACCACAAAAGTCCAATTGCCGGACACCTTCCGGAGAATCTTCTGCGCAAAGAACACCATGGCGAAACTCTTGCCGGAGCCCTGCGTCTGCCAGAATACGCCCCCTCGCCCGTGCCCCTGTTTTCGAGCAGCCAGCGTCGCGGCAATGGCGTTGTTCACGCCAAGGAACTGGTGATTCTGTCCCAGCACCTTGACCAACCCGCCTTTGTGTTCTGAGAAGAGGGTAAAATTTTCGAGCAAGTCCAGCAGGCGAGACGGCTCACAGGTTCCGCGCAACATCACTTCAAGTGACACACGGCGCGGTTCGTCTTCGCGCTCGATCCGTTTCCATTCAAAGAACCGCTCCCAGTCAGCGGTGAGCGATCCGACGCGGCTCTCCGTTCCGTTGGAGACAATCATCAGGCCGTTGAACCAGAAGAGTTGGGGAATGTCGTCCTTGTAACAGGTGAGGTTGTCGTCAAAGGCCTGCTGCGCCGGCACGCCGGGTTTCTTCAGTTCAATGACAACAAGCGGAAGGCCGTTCACGAATCCGACAAGATCAGGCCGACGGGTATAGAGGGAACCTGTGACGCTGAGCTGGCTGACGAGCAGGAATTCATTGGCGGCAGGGTTCTCCCAATCTATAACGCAGACGCGTTTTGGTTCCTGCCCTCCACTCTTGGCATTGGTGACAACAACCTCAATGCCGTCTTTGAGAAGCCCATACACTTCCCGATTCGCCGCCGCCAGGCTCATGGCCGAACGATCACGGATCAGTTGGTCGATGGCTGCTGAAATGGCTTCAGGTGGGAGTGAAGAGTTCAGGCGTTCAAGCGCAGCACGAAGACGAGGGAGGAGGACCGATTCGCCTTTTGTTTCGCGGCCGAGCGTTCTCTGATTGCCAACATCTTCGTCTAAGGCTGAAACAGCCTGCCATCCGAGTGTGGTAAGCAATGCAATGGCTGGTTGTTCAACGAGTTGATCTTCTGAGTAGGCGTGGGCCATAACTAGCAATGAAGAGAATGAAATTCTTCGCTATTCATGGGCTCATGCCCAGCAGGAAATGCTCCCTCCAACTCAACGAGTACACGTTGGCTCCGAGGAGAAGGAGGCTGATTCAGTTGGACGACACGTGCATGAAAGTGTCCGAGTCCGCTAGAAACTGATCGCGCGACGCAGTGTGCAAGATATCGAGGTGCCCAACCAAGGATGAGAGAGTCATCCGTCGTATGCAGCCGGACAGTTGGACCAGTTGCAGGATGATTCAACTCCACTGAAACTTGTAGTGCTTCACCAGGTTCAAGATGCTGAAGCCGATCCTGGGACATCACATTGAGGTGATCCCACCCATGCAAAAAGAACCGGCAGAAGAAGGTTCCATCTAGGCGGG
This Nitrospira sp. DNA region includes the following protein-coding sequences:
- a CDS encoding response regulator transcription factor, whose protein sequence is MAKTSAKTRPRKSLADLQPPPRPRRPESLTSREQEILELIWAGFKNKEIGQRLKISVKTVEAHRANMMKKMRVSNTAQLLKTAIQGGALRVR
- the rlmB gene encoding 23S rRNA (guanosine(2251)-2'-O)-methyltransferase RlmB, yielding MLYGLHAVREALKAGGRPLQRVFVLRPDKQFTDLVQLARSRRVPVHIQPLSSLDRLVPNGKHQGVVAFAAAKAYQTQEEILDRAVQRQEPPLLVILDGVEDPHNLGAVLRTAEGAGAHGVFIPERRAVGLTSVVAKASAGAIDHMAVARVTNLSRLLESLKAAGVWIYGVTPSAQKIHTDIDYRGPVGFVLGAEGAGIRSGVVQHCDECVRIPLRGNVQSLNVSAAAAIVLYEVVRQRGRPNHRAGSSTDSERPPLDSRLQ
- a CDS encoding cysteine--tRNA ligase — its product is MLKLFNTLTGRQEVFEPIDPNKVRMYVCGVTVYDYCHIGHARSALVFDVLRRHLESCGYAVTFVKNFTDVDDKIIKRANEQGVSCDVVTAKYIQAYHEDMGRLGIRVATEEPKATEHIVDIIQLTEQLVDKGLAYIVGGDVYFEVAKYPEYGRLSKRRLEDLQAGARVDVDERKRHPMDFALWKSSKPGEPAWESPWGPGRPGWHIECSAMSIRHLGETFDIHGGGMDLIFPHHENEIAQSCGATGKEFARYWVHNGFVQINKEKMSKSLRNFFTIREIFEKSEWSEEVTGEMLRYFLLSTHYHGPLDFSDQALKEAKNALNGFYDLFGRLAEPGGHTTPDQSLSQALDRCRVAFRAAMDDNLNTPVAIAALQGLRSDVNKLTETGLSSEGRKQVRQEFRSLGNIFGLFQSDKWQFGSIVVPIGQAQETDKALPIGVKKSGLSDHEIEGLLRERNEARGKKQFKRADEIRQSLADHGIIIEDKPDGTSRWKR
- a CDS encoding DedA family protein → MIGGLIEAIISELSRFIIACISKFGYGGILFTMAVESACIPLPSEIIMPFSGYLVMSGQFTMLGVTLAGAIGNVLGSIVAYYAGVWGGRPFAERYGPYFLVSHHDLDVADRWFAKYGEAAVFFSRMLPVVRTFISLPAGIAKMNFPRFVIFTFVGALPWCYLLAYIGLRMGEQWEHLRDYFHQFDIVIGLVLAAAIGYFLWSHWPRRRTSPGA
- the surE gene encoding 5'/3'-nucleotidase SurE, producing MRILVTNDDGIQSPGITALAHALAALGEVWVVAPDRERTAVAHAVTLHKPLRVHHVAPRTYTVNGTPVDCVNLAVLKVMPKPPAIVVSGINKGVNLGDDVMYSGTVSAAMEGTILGVPSLAVSQEGQDTFRFEIGATYAARVARLVVEHGLPDETLLNVNIPDRTSSKMRGVRITCLSRRRFHNPIIEKIDPHGRPYYWIAGQRVSWSRSKDADHEAVEDGYVSITPIRLDITHHGVVDQFRAWEPLIARGAGNGRVLRSSRRPRKQVGR
- a CDS encoding MerR family transcriptional regulator gives rise to the protein MGTEPRLGSKVFYKIGEVSRLTRLPSYVLRFWESQFAFLKPKKSRGNQRLYVQRDIETVLQIKRMLYEEGHTLEGVKRYWVRRGRAATRRLRPREIAKKLRGDLQVILKIIDSHSS
- a CDS encoding integration host factor subunit alpha — protein: MRKADIAEEIFKQVGISKNEAADIVEFVLNLLKSVLQKGESVKIAGFGNFVVRSKGARKGRNPRTGEEIGITPRRVVTFRPSQVFKKYVNS
- a CDS encoding citramalate synthase; this translates as MPSAEQAAKLEIYDTTLRDGAQAEDVSFSAEDKVLIAQKLDSLGVHFIEGGWPGANPKDIEFFRMIKTIPLKHAEVIAFGSTRKASNTARKDPNLQGLLAADTKIITLFGKTWSLHVTDALGISLHKNLELIGDSIAYLRGKGRRIFYDAEHFFDGYKTNPDYALNTIRKAVEAGAERVILCDTNGGTMPWEIREICGVVQRECGVPLGIHAHNDCEMAVANSLVAIETGILQVQGTINGIGERCGNANLCSIIPNLELKMKRQALTNTLSHLKDVSGFVTEVANLMPNKHQPYVGDSAFAHKGGVHIHAVLKNSATYEHIDPARVGNRQRMLISDYGGRSGLLDKIETYGIKLSKDHAKVDELVHTLKERESQGYQFEGAEGSFELLMRKAMGSHKSSFQLLGFRVIVEKKQENGSLLSEATVMVKVGDAVEHTAAIGAGPVNALDHALRKALEKFYPQLREVKLLDYKVRVLAANRGTESKVRVLIESGDHKDKWGTVGVSENIMEATWQALADSIEYKLLSKN
- a CDS encoding type I restriction endonuclease subunit R; translation: MAHAYSEDQLVEQPAIALLTTLGWQAVSALDEDVGNQRTLGRETKGESVLLPRLRAALERLNSSLPPEAISAAIDQLIRDRSAMSLAAANREVYGLLKDGIEVVVTNAKSGGQEPKRVCVIDWENPAANEFLLVSQLSVTGSLYTRRPDLVGFVNGLPLVVIELKKPGVPAQQAFDDNLTCYKDDIPQLFWFNGLMIVSNGTESRVGSLTADWERFFEWKRIEREDEPRRVSLEVMLRGTCEPSRLLDLLENFTLFSEHKGGLVKVLGQNHQFLGVNNAIAATLAARKQGHGRGGVFWQTQGSGKSFAMVFFAQKILRKVSGNWTFVVVTDRVELDDQIAKTFKACGAVSETESDQCHAQSGAQLRQLLGENHRYVFTLIHKFQTPELLCDRSDVIVLTDEAHRSQYDTLALNMRAALPKALFLAFTGTPLIAGEERTREVFGDYVSIYDFQQSVEDGATVPLFYENRTPELRLENPNLNDDLYNLIEAAGLDEEQERRLERELGRQYQLLTRDDRLETIAKDIVQHFLGRGFQGKAMVISIDKATALRMHDKVRKHWKTEEKRVEQEVARLTTYAAKDASPDKLRDLKARLEVIRTTEMALIVSPGQNEIEQMKKLGLDIAPHRKWMNDETLDEKFKDAKDPLRLVFVCAMWLTGFDAPSCSTIYLDKPMRNHTLMQTIARANRVFPGKHSGLIVDYANVFAALEQALAIYAKGKGGEQPIRNKQQLVQSLRQAITETDAFCLAHGINLGEIEQTPAGSLDRLTKLAETVERMISPDLLRKDFLGQEGWVQTLFQAVKPDPSVLEFAARVACLSTIAASILERTGEGPADLSAVMTDLSKILDASVAADGFHIPQRTTGHGVIDLTKIDFEALAKRFGKSKTKNIDLEQLKAAIRSQLDTLIRLNRTRADYLTKFEELIDAYNAGSRNIDELFKELLALSRSLNDEQQRHVRERLTEEELVIFDILTRPAPALSAEERTELKKVAKDLLEKLKQLLVLNWRQTVSARSRVKLAIEDLLDQGLPRAYTPDLYKQKCSAVFEHVYEVYGERGASLYGQSHGV